A window of Dehalococcoidia bacterium genomic DNA:
GCCAACAAGCTCCATTCTTTCAGCATGCCCTTCATGAACCTGATGTTGCTGACTGCCATCGCCCTGGTGCTGTGGCTCGGCGGGCAGCAGGTCATCGCGGGACGGATGACGCCGGGCGCGCTGACCCAGTTCATCTTCTACTTGCTCATGCTCACCGCGCCTGTCCGGGTCGTCGGCTTCATCGCCACGCTCTACTCGCGGGCGACGTCTTCCGGCGAGCGCATCTTCGAGGTGCTGGACGCGCCGCTGCCGGTGCGGGACGCGCCGGACGCCATCGATCTGGAGCGCGTGCGGGGGCACATCCGTTTCGAGAACGTCTCCTTCAGCTACGGAGGCGCGTCGCCCGCGTTGAAGGAGGTCACCCTGGAGGCGCAGCCCGGCCAGGCGGTGGCGCTCTTGGGCGCGACAGGCTCCGGCAAGACGACCATCGTGCACCTGCTCCCTCGTTTCTACGACGTGACGCAGGGGAGTATCACCCTGGACGGCCATGACCTGCGCGGGGTCAAGCTGGAGTCTCTGCGGCGCAACATGGGCATTGTCCAGCAGGACGTGTTCCTGTTCAGCGCCACGATTCGGGAGAACATCGCCTACGGGCGGCCCGAGGCGACCGACGACGATGTCCAGTCGGCGGCGCGGGCGGCCCGCATCCACGACTTCATCATGTCGCTGCCGGACGGCTACGCCACGTGGGTCGGCGAGCGCGGCATCACCCTCTCCGGCGGGCAGAAGCAGCGGGTGGCCATCGCCCGGACGCTGCTGACGGACCCGCGCATCCTGATTCTGGACGACGCGACGTCCAGCGTGGACATGGAGACGGAGCACCTGATACAGCAGGCGCTGGTGGAGCTGATGCGCGGTCGCACGACGTCCGTCATCGCGCACCGGCTGAGCACGGTGAAGCGCGCGGACCTGGTGCTGGTGCTGGAGGACGGACGGATCGCGGAGCGCGGCCGCCACGACGAGCTGCTTGCGCGGGACGGCCTCTACCGCCGCATCTACGAGCTGCAGCTCAGGGAGCAGGAAGAGGCGCCCGTGGGCGCCTCGCGGCAGGGCTAGTGTGGTGTTCCCGAAATTCGCCGTCAATGTCATTGCGAGGCCCGATGGTTCGAATTCCTCACCACAGGCTCCGGAGGGCCGTGGCAATCTGGCTGCGGGGCGCACCCCTCCTCCAGATTGCTTCGTCCTCCGGCAAGCCGGAGTCCTCGCAATGACAAATCGTAAGCGTATTTCAGAAACGGGACACTAGGGCTAGCTGCGTCAGCCCCGGCCTAGCCCTGAGGCGCCGACGGATTCTTCAGTTTCTCGGCGGCGGCCTTCAGGTGCGCGACGAATGTGTTTTCCGGCACCGCGCCGACGAACTCCACCACGCCGCTGATGACGGTCTTGGGCACGCCCATGACCTGGAAGTCC
This region includes:
- a CDS encoding ABC transporter ATP-binding protein; protein product: MNARSGAGASPLSRVLGLLRPYWREAAIALACILLGNAFALAVPRLLGTTIDTVVTRGDVGIIAALAGAVVVVSLLRGLFSLAQGYFTEAAAQGASYRLRNRLYDHLQRLSFAYHDRQQTGELMSRATSDIENVRTFLKFGLERFVQLLVVLPLTCALLISLNPPLALLSFAFLPVIIARSVFLSRRLRRLWDRVNADTGILTTILQENLAGVRVVRAFGREDFESAKFAAQSYRVSQNTLEANKLHSFSMPFMNLMLLTAIALVLWLGGQQVIAGRMTPGALTQFIFYLLMLTAPVRVVGFIATLYSRATSSGERIFEVLDAPLPVRDAPDAIDLERVRGHIRFENVSFSYGGASPALKEVTLEAQPGQAVALLGATGSGKTTIVHLLPRFYDVTQGSITLDGHDLRGVKLESLRRNMGIVQQDVFLFSATIRENIAYGRPEATDDDVQSAARAARIHDFIMSLPDGYATWVGERGITLSGGQKQRVAIARTLLTDPRILILDDATSSVDMETEHLIQQALVELMRGRTTSVIAHRLSTVKRADLVLVLEDGRIAERGRHDELLARDGLYRRIYELQLREQEEAPVGASRQG